From the Gammaproteobacteria bacterium genome, one window contains:
- the gspI gene encoding type II secretion system minor pseudopilin GspI produces MIFPGHQQRGFTLIEILVALAVVAISFAGIVGVIGQAAETTGSLRDRNLALWLAQNRLAIHQLEKSWPGIGTRTGNDEFAAREWQWEEQVQSSVHDDIRRIEIRIRQKDDDHILAVLIGVLRKPPT; encoded by the coding sequence ATGATATTTCCCGGGCACCAACAACGCGGATTCACACTGATTGAAATCCTGGTTGCACTTGCGGTCGTCGCCATCTCGTTTGCCGGAATTGTTGGCGTAATTGGCCAGGCCGCGGAAACTACTGGCAGCCTTCGCGATCGCAATCTCGCCTTGTGGCTGGCACAAAACCGCCTTGCTATTCATCAGCTGGAGAAAAGCTGGCCCGGTATCGGCACTCGTACCGGCAACGACGAATTTGCTGCGAGGGAATGGCAGTGGGAAGAACAGGTTCAATCAAGCGTCCATGACGATATTCGCCGGATCGAGATTCGCATTCGACAAAAAGATGATGATCACATTCTCGCAGTACTGATCGGTGTACTGAGAAAACCGCCAACATGA
- the gspJ gene encoding type II secretion system minor pseudopilin GspJ: MKFPISHSGFTLLELLAAMAIFAIMSVMTFSGLSFVLDARDHLEAERKSQQGLALAFLRMEEDISQCRDRDIRLADGSTGPALEGREADTRALGAPVFECTRGGMSIIGSSPVSDLQRIGYRLDDEQRLFRLAWPVLDRAPQTEPRSQQILANVENFAVRYHDGAKWHQTWPLPQQLGQQQLPPSLPKGVEIIIQQSGQAEINRVLRIND, from the coding sequence ATGAAATTCCCGATATCTCATTCCGGGTTTACGCTACTTGAGCTGCTGGCAGCAATGGCGATTTTCGCCATCATGTCGGTAATGACCTTCTCCGGTCTCAGCTTTGTCCTGGATGCCCGCGATCATCTCGAGGCAGAACGCAAGAGCCAACAAGGACTGGCACTTGCTTTTCTTCGTATGGAGGAAGACATCAGTCAGTGCAGGGATCGCGATATTCGCCTGGCTGACGGTTCCACCGGCCCGGCACTGGAAGGCAGAGAGGCTGATACACGCGCACTAGGCGCTCCGGTTTTTGAATGTACACGCGGGGGTATGTCAATTATCGGCAGTAGCCCGGTTTCCGATCTTCAGCGAATAGGTTACCGACTGGATGACGAGCAAAGACTGTTCCGTTTGGCATGGCCGGTCCTTGATCGTGCGCCGCAGACCGAACCCCGGTCACAGCAAATTCTTGCCAACGTCGAGAACTTCGCGGTTCGCTACCATGACGGGGCCAAGTGGCACCAGACCTGGCCATTGCCCCAGCAACTCGGTCAACAACAATTACCACCGAGTCTACCCAAGGGTGTTGAAATCATTATTCAACAAAGCGGGCAAGCAGAAATAAACAGGGTGCTGCGAATCAATGACTAG
- the gspK gene encoding type II secretion system minor pseudopilin GspK, whose amino-acid sequence MTRPATNMPLRRQRGVALVTAIFVVTVVATATAYISFSQQINLRQFENRAAQAQSEAVRQGAIEGAITMMLIDAQNSSNDHLDELWAKTPLAGDVGEGQFFAIVTDAQGKFNLNNLLKPDGTPSTPDIAVFRRILEAQDIRPDLVDSVLDWLDKDSQRRASGAEDVDYLSLTTPYRTAARNFESIDELRLVAGFVPKYVNLIRDYLSALPGRTTININTAPDAVFKALFQPTADPAVVEQILKDRQQKPFTQKTDLAGRFHGTPGLPDVEYDVKSDYFNVNVSTQFGRLDRSFEALIHRESKTLGQLVWSSNRVLLIGTEEREQ is encoded by the coding sequence ATGACTAGACCAGCCACCAATATGCCGTTGCGCAGACAGCGCGGTGTAGCCCTGGTCACCGCTATTTTCGTGGTGACGGTTGTTGCTACTGCAACCGCCTATATCAGCTTTAGCCAGCAAATCAACTTGCGCCAATTCGAGAATCGGGCAGCACAGGCCCAGTCTGAAGCAGTTCGCCAGGGTGCCATAGAGGGCGCGATCACCATGATGTTGATCGATGCCCAGAACAGCAGCAACGACCACCTTGATGAATTATGGGCAAAGACGCCACTTGCCGGGGATGTTGGCGAGGGCCAGTTTTTTGCCATCGTCACCGATGCCCAGGGCAAGTTCAATCTCAATAATCTGCTCAAGCCGGACGGCACGCCTAGCACCCCCGATATCGCGGTTTTTCGTCGAATTCTGGAAGCCCAGGATATCCGCCCGGACCTTGTCGATTCCGTGCTTGATTGGCTGGACAAGGACTCCCAAAGGCGTGCTTCCGGGGCTGAAGATGTCGACTATCTCTCGCTCACTACGCCCTACCGCACAGCCGCCAGAAATTTCGAGAGCATTGACGAACTCAGACTGGTGGCCGGTTTCGTGCCGAAATATGTCAATCTAATACGCGACTACCTCAGTGCATTACCCGGCAGAACCACCATCAATATCAATACTGCTCCCGATGCCGTATTCAAAGCCCTGTTTCAGCCAACTGCGGATCCTGCGGTTGTAGAGCAGATTCTGAAGGATCGGCAACAGAAGCCATTCACCCAGAAAACCGACCTGGCCGGCAGATTTCACGGAACCCCGGGGCTGCCGGATGTCGAATATGATGTGAAGTCAGACTATTTTAATGTTAACGTTAGCACCCAGTTTGGTCGCCTGGATCGATCATTTGAAGCGCTCATTCACCGGGAAAGCAAGACCCTGGGCCAACTGGTCTGGAGCAGCAACCGGGTATTGTTGATTGGCACGGAAGAACGTGAACAGTAG
- the gspH gene encoding type II secretion system minor pseudopilin GspH, with product MILVTGTWMKSDPSAQRINPITARQSGGFTLIELMVTVTLVAIIAGMVVLSIGDDPKRAASDESQRLQALLSQLREEAVLQGKVYFFRAELDKYAFLFPDKKGKLAPIEDELFRPRQFSEGVAVIDSEVDGKATHQDPVIIIYPTGDLSPFRMIIGNSGAHWQLSSDINGEIQREPAEIKDN from the coding sequence GTGATATTGGTAACTGGAACCTGGATGAAATCTGATCCTTCTGCACAGCGGATCAACCCCATCACCGCCCGGCAATCGGGCGGTTTTACATTAATCGAGTTAATGGTCACGGTAACCCTGGTGGCCATTATTGCCGGCATGGTAGTCCTGAGCATAGGCGATGATCCCAAACGCGCCGCCAGCGACGAGAGTCAGCGTTTGCAGGCCCTGCTGTCACAGCTGCGCGAAGAAGCTGTACTGCAGGGAAAGGTGTATTTTTTCCGCGCAGAGCTGGATAAATACGCATTCCTGTTTCCCGACAAAAAAGGCAAACTGGCACCCATTGAAGACGAGTTATTCAGGCCACGCCAGTTTTCAGAAGGTGTCGCGGTGATAGACAGCGAAGTGGACGGCAAGGCAACCCACCAGGACCCGGTTATTATCATCTACCCTACCGGGGACCTGAGTCCATTTCGGATGATCATCGGCAATAGCGGTGCTCACTGGCAGCTGAGCAGCGACATCAACGGTGAGATTCAACGGGAACCGGCAGAGATCAAGGATAACTGA